Below is a window of Arabidopsis thaliana chromosome 2, partial sequence DNA.
GGTCCGGTACGAGAATGATCGGTTTTGGTTCCCTGGTGGAGGTACGATGTTTCCACGTGGCGCTGATGCTTACATTGATGATATCGGACGGTTGATTGATCTCAGCGACGGCTCTATCCGTACAGCCATCGATACCGGTTGCGGGGTACGTTCAAAATTCTCTTCACTCTAATTAAACCGAACCACCCGGTTCGATTTTATTATGCATATTCgtaatctttattttattatatttcaaatttaaataaagaaaaaaatagaagattttCCGTCACCGATTTGTTCAATCGAATAATCTGTTGGGACGTCAAATATTAACTAAAAAGATATATTCATGCATATCCATATCTAATCTAAATTCCATTTGATTAGTTTACTCTCATATAAGtgaacaataattaaaatttggaattAGTGCATCACAATTTTGTAGATTCaatgttaaaaatgaaagcatattgtttcaacatttttggtttctgaGTGTGACCCACTAAAGTCACCTAATCGTCTAATGTCACTGTTGACCTACTCATACTCTACCGTTAAACCTgtaaagttgaaaaaataaactagTAGTTGAGTCAAAATgaagaatatattttcttgtctCTTAGTTTGACTTCATTtgtcaaaacaagaaaaccatatgtctttttgagttttattggTGTGATCAATCAAATGTGTCTTTGGTTTTTCAGGTGGCTAGCTTCGGTGCATATCTTTTATCAAGAAACATTACAACGATGTCATTTGCACCAAGAGACACACACGAAGCTCAAGTCCAGTTCGCACTCGAGCGTGGTGTGCCGGCGATGATCGGAATCATGGCTACAATCCGCCTACCGTACCCTTCTAGAGCCTTTGATTTAGCACATTGCTCTCGTTGCCTTATTCCGTGGGGCCAAAACGGTTCgactctaaaccctaaataagTAGGAGATTACTcccttttgagttttgagttctaacactttgtgttgtgttgcAGATGGGGCTTACTTGATGGAGGTGGATAGGGTTTTAAGACCAGGAGGGTACTGGATACTTTCTGGACCGCCGATTAATTGGCAGAAACGGTGGAAAGGGTGGGAACGGACCATGGATGATTTGAATGCAGAGCAGACTCAGATCGAGCAGGTCGCGAGAAGCTTGTGTTGGAAGAAAGTTGTTCAAAGAGATGATCTTGCTATTTGGCAAAAACCCTTTAACCACATTGACTGTAAGAAAACCAGAGAGGTTTTGAAAAATCCGGAGTTTTGTCGTCATGATCAAGATCCCGACATGGCCTGGTAATCAATCAGTTTCTATATCTAAGATTTAGAAATGTTAGAATTTGGCTATAAATTTTGGAATGATTCAGGTATACGAAGATGGATTCTTGTTTGACACCATTACCTGAAGTTGATGACGCTGAGGATCTAAAGACGGTGGCCGGAGGGAAGGTAGAAAAGTGGCCGGCTAGATTAAACGCGATTCCTCCGAGAGTAAACAAAGGCGCTCTCGAGGAAATCACACCTGAAGCTTTCTTGGAGAACACGAAACTGTGGAAACAGAGAGTTTCTTATTACAAGAAGTTAGATTACCAGTTGGGTGAAACCGGGAGATACAGAAACTTAGTCGACATGAACGCTTACCTCGGTGGATTCGCGGCGGCTCTAGCGGATGATCCGGTCTGGGTCATGAACGTTGTCCCGGTCGAGGCTAAGCTCAATACGCTCGGTGTCATCTACGAGCGTGGTCTAATCGGAACGTATCAAAACTGGTAAGTTTAAACCAAACTTAAACTAAACCGGAATTTTTCTTGTGAAAGGATATGATTTACTCggttttccttcttttttgttagGTGTGAAGCCATGTCGACGTATCCAAGAACGTATGATTTTATCCATGCTGACTCGGTTTTCACATTGTACCAAGGTCAATGTGAACCGGAGGAGATATTGTTGGAGATGGACCGAATTCTTAGACCGGGTGGTGGTGTGATTATAAGAGATGACGTGGACGTTTTGATCAAGGTTAAGGAATTAACCAAAGGATTAGAATGGGAAGGTAGAATTGCTGACCACGAGAAGGGTCCtcatgaaagagagaagatttACTATGCGGTGAAACAGTATTGGACCGTTCCTGCGCCTGATGAAGATAAAAACAACACTAGTGCTCTCTCctgatttttgagttttttttttcttacaatgtttttttttttttttttcaattttttatacaaCAATAAATTCTCAATAATTGTTGTCATTATTCTTGTCTtatgaaataaacaaaaaatagttttcCAGATCGATTGGTTTTTACAAAACGTATGGACCTCCTGCCCACCTCTGCTCTACCCCTTTTAGTTGGGGCTGCCTAcataattctttttataattcCAAGTATGTTAAAgatcaattattattatcatatgatgatgatccacTGTATTTATGATtatgtaattttctttaacatgattcaagtttattaaaaattacaaagcaaaagagctaaaaataaaaaatttgtttgaaagCTATCACTactttataagaaaatcaaaccatatcaaattatcaataCTTTAGGTAATAGGTGCAAggaaccttcttcttctccccgTTCTCATCTAGCTCATTGATTTCGGTCATATCCAAATACTAGAACAAATTCACATCCGTTCTGGTCAATGTCTGTTGTGATCTCGCCAGGCATCtcaaactttttcttaatGGCTCTCAAACCCCTCTCGATGTATAGGCCATCAGCGGGTAGAAATTTGATAGGTCGCCTACCTTTGAGTTTCCGCTGGGGTATCTTGTATGCTCGTTCGAATGTTTGCTTGAGTAACGGCTTGTTGGTATTGAGGTATTGCCTTGTGAGAGGGAGTTTCTCATCATTTGAGTAGGATCTTGAGccaaaatgaaataaagtaaaagaacGATGATATtacattgaaaatttaatcaaatagattttttttaaaggttaaAGAACGATGGTACAAACATATATGTCATCCATTACCCATCTAAGTCTTTTATGGCCTACGAGTAGTTGAGGAACTAACCTCGTTCACAGCAAGAGTGATATTCTTGGCTGCTTGTCGAAAGAATGTTGATTTCCTAGCTAGATTGAGCATCTacaatttcaaacaaaactcattataaaccaaattatatagaaaaaatgaagaacatgaTCATGCAAACTCCAAcctctaaaaataaaaagtctcacctttttggtgaaaacaattattgataatttgttaaaattagtTGTTTGGTTTGGTCATTTAATaccaacatatataaattgacTTGAATTTTAAGACTATGTTAAAAAGAAGTAGGATAAAAATGTGTTATTTGGATTGgtcatataataaaaacatttgataaataaagatgattatttattattaggATGCTAATTACATGGTTTTTCAAGCACTATCTCAACcagaaaatgagaagaaaataaaaagaagaagcttagaTGCTCAACTATCCCGTCTTTATGTCAAACGATTCTGATGGACCCAAATCCATCATTTATGCGCAATTTTCATAATAGCTACGCGTCTCCCGCATGTCGAACCGGGCTTCCATCAAAGTGATAGAATCACAGACGACtagttgtttttgttaaaagctgaaaacaaaaacttatatagTTAATGCATTGTAGTGGAAATGGGAGATTTCATGACTAGTCTTATTATTTCAGAAAAATAATCTGATACAAAGCtagaactttttttgtttctatcttGATTGTTGAAGCGTTAATTCTCAGAAGACTTGtaagttaaagatggattttatttattttattcatttaaaattgttaGATTAATCAATGATAAATCAAACGTTTATTTATGGAAtaaaatatgacaaaaaacatcaaagaTAAATCTGTGCATGCATATATacgagaaaataaataaaaattaagacgGCCGTTGATACGCACACCAAACAGGAACGCCGGTGACTACACGACCACCACCATAACCAGCAGTCGAAACCATTGATGAAGATGTCCTCGGTCTCCACATTTGATTATTCCTCGCCGCCGCCGTAGCTTGCCAAGAACACGCAGCATAATCCACCGGAGCCACCGCAAACGACGACGACGGCAACGATGATTTATGATCATTACCGTCAGGTTTCACCATGATAGACACATTGACGATTCCGCATTTGTCACCATACTCATCTCTCAACCTGTAACTCAAGAAATTCAAATGCCCTTGTGGAGCAAAACCTCCCATGAAATCCGTCACCGGAATCTTGGCGTAACCTACGTTTTTGTCCCTCCCACTACCACTTGTGCGATAGTAAACCTCAATGGATATAAACCTTACACTTGCGTTTATTGGCATCTCCATATCAAATCTATCTTTCCAAATTGGATAACTCCCTCCTAGTTCATCCACTTTGGAAGCCCAAGATTTCTCATCGATTCTCACAACGCtgtatgttttcttcttcaatggttTTCGATCTACCTTGAGTCCTTCCGCTGAGATTACCTCAATCTCCAGTGATCTTTTGAATGTTGAATACGACATggtgtgttttgtgtgttttatgtttctaTATGTATAAGTCTAATCCTCTTTGCAGGAGATTCCTTATTGTTTCGTTTCGTGAGATTTGTTAGAGAGGATGAGTTTATATTATATAGCTTAGCTAAATTGACTGAGGAACACCGTCCCTTTTCGTAGTTGTTTCCAGTCactttctattattttttttgttctaagtatctttttttctcgGAAAGtgcaaacaaaatttattttctcacattttgtttttggtttaaattgtatttttctcaCACTAGACCGTTTgtacaattttaaattttttaatccTAACGggtatatattcttttcttatcaCGTAACGGACCgggtatatatttttattctgaattttgatttctacataaaatataattcCATGCTTTTCTCAGGGGATGATGGAATAAAATAGATAGGAATAATGACGTGGTCGATCGGATGGTTCCTCGATGCTTTGGCCGGTGGCATGATCAACGGTGGTGTGCGGCGTGACTACATAGATGCGTgttattaatttgatttgatgacGACATCACTACATAATTAACTTATTTGCTTAATTTCCTTAAAGTCAGAATTATTAAtggtttgttttaaaagattattcAGTAGCATTTTCCAAAGAATAGACGCCTCTCCACTACAAAAGACATCTTCATATTCGCTTTGTTcaaatactttttgttttccgaaaaagaaagaaagaagagaaaggctCTCAGGCCTTAGAAATTTCACGgatgtctttttttgttatacaaAGTTTTGTCAACAAGTGCAATTTGTTATAATACGCATGCATTCACGAAATTAGAACCTTAGTTTGAACAGAATTATGAAAGTAGTAACTTGAAGAATACAATTGTGTACGTAATGTTTTGGGAAAAGTCAATGGAGTCGTTGATACGGCACGTGTCGAACACAAGCGATTAAGTTGACTTGTTTCTGAAGGAAACTGTGGCGACAATTCGAACGAAGTTTCAGGTATTTTTTGCATCATTCTTGCCAAACGTCGACGGGacgcgttttttttttgtctgcaCCAAAATAATCGACTTTTAAAACCTGTGATCCATAGCCAGTTAATAATTTCAATAACAATTTTATCACAAAATGTAACagactatatataaattaatcgTATATCTTCACTTTTGAGACTAATGTAACAAACGTGCTCTTATCATATAGTGATTGAAACATTTAAGGAGCAATTAAACCCCCTCGTTAACACGAAAAGCTGTGATGGCCATTGGCATTGCACGAAGAACAACTTACCGTCCCAGAACACACTAGAGCCGCTGCCGCGCTTTCTCACATTtgcgtatatatataattttgatcaaTTATTTTGACGTAACAGTTAATTACATTAATACAAATTGGTATTGTAGTCGTAGTTACGTGATTTATCCCAATTCAAAGTGGATGTAGGTAATAGCTGGGAAAggtaaaaactgaaaaatctTGGCCAACAAACACATGCATGCATGGCTATACATTGTAAATTACATATGTCAGCAGCATCGTGTCGTGAGCTAAGCTAAATAGCTGTGGAAATGTTCATATATTTAACAATAGTTTAAAACTGCAACGATGTGGTCGCTCACTCTATAATGTATTTTTGCGagatattattatatgtatattatcaTATGACCCAAGATGACCGATGGGCTTAGCTTGCAGTACTGATGAATAAATCATTACAGACTGTTTCTGgaaatttgttgtttgttgcCCAGTTATTTCATGGCACATGGATTAGGCACTCATATCAACTATGTAGTACTTTTTCTACAATGTTGTCGTGTTGACTTGATAAAAGTATACAGTCAATCTAGGTCAATATCTACTAGTTCTTTCTTATACCGTTTTTGGTGGATAGCGGGAATGGAATTGCTAATTCTAACTTACAAGGTATGGTTTACGAATattgtaagtgtttttttttagaatgCCAATTCAGATATTCAAAAAACGGAGAACATGTACTAGTCATTAAATATAGAGTAATAGAgttaaaaatctataaattttgaccgaatacatataaaaatataaaaaattagaataatcACCAAGTATTTCTCGGTGCTTATTAATATAAGAAGATAGAATTTAAAAATGgctaccaaaaacaaaaataataaaaatatttattaaaataagcAAATTGTTAATTAGATAATTCAAcagatttgaaatttataatcggccacttgttttttcttttataattagaGACtctcaaaccaaaatctaaagtAATTTACAcgatatgtatatataaagtcaGGTCTAAACCACTGAATTTAGAGATCCGATCCGTTGATGGGAAAACTCAACCCACATTATCAATTCTGTGGAAAAAAGattgtgatttatttatattttttgtgtgGAACACATGTATGTACTATAACTGTGTAGTACATGCATATGTAATTTCAAGTACTCGTTAAAGAAAACAGACCAGCAAATTGTCTTAGTAACATTTTTCCACATACCATCTAATCGTTCATGACATCGTTTTGCTTATGTCACGTTTATGACGCTTGTATGAATGTGTTCGGCTGTTGGTGTACCAAATATACGACAAATGCGAaacataagagaaaaagataagTTAAACGTTATACCTAAGGAAACAAATTTGGAGTCTTCACTTTTGGTCGTCCTCAGCAAACAAATTTGGTGtatataataatcaaaataggCGAAGTCCTATAAATTGTTTgccaacaaaatataaattgtcaAACTAGTATTCGCCACAAATGCACTTTTGAGTTAAAATTGAATCACGTGTGAAGAAGTTGTTGGACTTTGTTTACATCCTTTGGATCAAGTCTTAAAGTCGTTCTATGGACATTTGAGAAATCTACGGGAAATAgaggcaaaagaaaaagaaatcaaatatagTAGTAGGTTTTAAAACATACATACTTTGTACCAAAGCTTAATGGCGCCATCAATGAATGAAATAGTTGATGTGATTGTAGCTGAATGATTGCTAGTTACTTGTTGTGCTCGTTTGAGGATAAATCttatgatttcaaatttcCAATATCTTTGAAAATCGTTCAAAGTAAGATATAAACATACCTTTGAAAGAGAAATtagtatataaacaaataaaactaattatagttttcaaaatgatAACTGTAGATGATTAACTATTTTCTCTCACTAATTTACTAACATATCCTTGATAAAACTTGTAATCTAGATAGATAGAATATAAAAAGACGTAATctattatatacaaaacaaatttgtatttgaggattttttttatttataattataattaatagttttcaaaaaattaagCATTAACGCTGCGTTTttcattattcatttttttgcaGATTGGTTCATTATTGGGAAACAATAGAAACGTAAAACGCAGCgtataaaaaagattattatcCAGTAAGTCAGTAACTTACACAGATTCTCTAGCACAACTGCCATGGCAACTTCTTCTGCTCACCTCTCGTTTCTCGCCGGACGTATATCGCCGTTCTCCTCCGAACGGATCGGATTATTTCCTCTCAGAGGAGAATTTCGTCCACGAATGACCCGGTTCCGGTGCTCGGCCGGACCGAGCGGATTCTTCACGCGGCTGGGTCGGTTGATTAAGGAGAAGGCCAAAAGCGACGTGGAGAAAGTTTTCTCCGGATTCTCTAAGACTAGGGAAAATCTAGCAGTCATCGACGAGCTCTTACTCTTCTGGAATCTTGCTGAAACAGACCGAGTTCTTGATGAATTGGAAgaggttttttaattttaaagcCATCTTAATTCGAATTATTGTTGATTCTCTGGGTTTCAGATGCAAATGGAGTTTCCCTGAAACCTAATAGTGGGAATAATTCAATGTAGGCGCttttggtttctgattttggaCCGAAGATTACTGTTAGAATTGTGGAGAGGCTAAGAGAGGATATCATGTCAGGAAAACTCAAATCAGGAAGCGAGATTAAGGTTGATTTGAACGAAATTGTGGTTATGTTAGGGATTAGGGTTTATAGCTAGTTGATTGTACTTCTGAATGGTGTAGGATGCATTGAAGGAAAGTGTGTTGGAGATGCTGGCTAAGAAAAACAGCAAGACAGAGCTTCAATTGGGTTTTAGGTTCTCTTCATTTAGCTGTGTTACTTGTTATTCTTTCACGCCTCTGCTCTGTTGAAGTGGAGTTATGAAAGATTGTGGTTCTAAGTCTGGTTATATGTTATGGTGTATCAGGAAACCAGCTGTTATAATGATTGTTGGAGTGAACGGAGGTGGGAAGACGACATCTCTTGGTAAGGAAATTGGCATTAATGCTTTAGAGTGGGAATTCAAATGACTAGCTGGTTTGCTTTGGCTTAGCCACAGAAAGATTTATGTGAAAGATTCtggcttttgtttttcaggaAAGCTGGCTCATAGATTGAAAAATGAAGGAACTAAGGTACACCTTTCATGTTTGATATCATGTAAACTAGAtcctttttgttcttctcttgaGAGTTGAGACTAGAAAGTGGTTGCTCAAATAGGTGATGAGAAATTTTGCCAGGGTAGGTAGAAATAGAATTGAGTATCAGTATGTTCATCAGCAATCCTGCGATGATTTGTCATAGGTATTAATGGCAGCAGGTGATACATTTAGAGCAGCAGCAAGTGACCAATTAGAGATATGGGCAGAGAGGACTGGGTGTGAGATTGTTGTGGCTGAAGGAGACAAGGCTAAAGCAGCCACGGGTAAACCAATGCATTGTTATTTTGGCTTGCCAGTATCGGTGTTTGGTGCACAAACAACTTTAAcatgtttgttctgtttctgaaTAGTTCTCTCAAAGGCTGTGAAAAGGGGGAAGGAGGAAGGTTATGATGTTGTACTGTGCGACACATCTGGACGTAAGCATACAAGAGTTTGCTTGCTGACTTAAAAAACATGCTTATGTACCGTCTTTACTGAATCTGAGGAACATTACACCTCTTTATGTAAGGTCTCCATACTAATTACAGTTTGATGGAGGAGTTGATTGCGTGCAAAAAAGCAGTGGGCAAGATTGTCTCTGGTGCACCTAATGTGAGTGAGCCTTTTTACTTATCCTATTCTGTTATCTTGCTTATATTATTACACTCTGTTAGTCTCCAATTTCGATCATGCGTTagctaaaaataatattttacgGAATTGTTAGGAGATCCTACTTGTCCTTGATGGAAACACTGGTTTGAACATGCTTCCACAAGCTAGAGAATTCAACGAGGTACCATACGAAACTACCTAAACCTAGTGATTCTGGCTCCCCAAACTAGAATTTCTTCGTAAAATCTTGAGGTTTCTGGGTTACATTTTTTTCAGGTTGTTGGTATCACCGGTTTGATATTGACGAAACTAGATGGCTCTGCTAGAGGAGGCTGTGTGGTAAATATCTCATAAAATTTTTGATCTCATTCAAAGCTCTTATTTTTCATTAGCTCTGTCATTGAAACTGGTTCTCCATGTCTTGCAGGTCAGTGTGGTTGAGGAATTGGGCATTCCCGTAAAGTTTATCGGTGTAGGAGAAGCTGTAGAAGATCTCCAACCTTTTGATCCGGAGGCTTTTGTGAATGCTATATTCTCTTAAGCCATAAAACctcgtcttcttcaaaaaGCTATCATCTTCAACGCAGGCCAGAGCCAAGTGGAAAATTCACAGTGAATTCGCCGGAGATGCAAATGGAAGCATTCCTTATTTTCTTGGAGATCTTAGGTTGACAAGCTTTTTCTGCAATGGATGcaagtttcgatttttaatGATGTGACAAAGCTCGTTTGCACACTGATAGTGATCACACAAGAATGTAACGAGTCATAGGAACTGCTTGTGTCTCGTCTCACTACTATTTTGTATATTGTTAATGTTGTATTTGAAAGGAATTACAAAGATTGATAAAAGAACAATGAGGGGAGGAAAACcgtaaaaaagaaagaaaaaaaaatgaaacttttttaaaaaatattcataactTGTATATAATCCACAAAACGATGCAAAGGTCAAATGACATGATCCATAATTCGATtagttttcatatcattttgtaaaaattaatattcaaatttaaaaataaaaactgtaaaaatgaaagaataaaaaacaaaaatttaaaacttttgaaaatatattaatatgaaaCTTGTATATTAATTCTACAAAACATTGTGAAAACAAGTTGAATTAGTGGTATCGGCATACGACTTCAAATGAcaagatccaaaatccggttaatttttattttattttgtaaatctaatatccaaattaaaagttaaaaaccataaaaaagaaaaaaaaacaaaaattttaaaatttttcgaaaatgttaataatttgtatattagATCTACAAAACGATGCGAAAACAAGTTAAATTAGTGGAATCGGCTAACGATCAAAAactgtaagaaagaaaagaacaaaaataaaatttataaaaaacctcttagaaaaatattaataacatGTATATTAAATCTATAAAACGATGTGAAAAACAAGTTGAATTAGTGGAATCGGCTAACGATCAAATGACTAGGTCAAATGAcaggatccaaaatccggttagtttccatatcattttgtaaatttaatatccaaattaaaatttgaaaaccgtaagaaagaaaagaacaaaaatcacctttaaaaaaaatatattaataactTGTATATTAAATCTACTAAACGATGCGAAAACAAGTTGAATTTGTGGAATCGGCTAACGATCAAATGATTAGGTCAAATGACAGGATTCAAAATCCGGTCAGCtttcatatcattttataaatttaatatccaaattaaatttgaaaacccTTAGATgggaaaaaatcaaaattttaaaaccttataaaaaaatattcataactTCTATCTCAGTTTGTAAATCTAAGTAATTTAAGGgctaaaaagaaaatagggCTAAGAATTGACTTTTATGGCGGGCTGAAATTGATATTGTTGGGCTTTGAAGAATTGCACCTTAGTCCTGAGCCCAAACGACACCATCTCTAATCTTACGGCAAAGCAGTCCTCCACCAGACCACCACCGTTATCGGAAACGAATTCCCCAGTCTCTCCGTCGCGATCTCCGTCGCTGATTGTCACGAATTACGATTCACGAAGCcgaatatttttattgaaataaCCATTAGAACTTAGAACCGCCAAAACAGATCCTAGAGCGAGTATCTTCACCGCCATAGCGTTCATGCAAGTCTTCGTCACCGGATCTTCACTAGCGCCGACgatataattagaaaaaaccATAACCGTTTCTCTGAACCGCTGATCGATTAGGTTATATACAAAGAAGACTTTTGAAGATCCTCAACGTAAAGAGGATTcgattctagggtttttttcttctccttagtGCGAGATTTTCTTATCTCTTAATGATGAAGTAAGTCCGTATTTATAGATTGGTGTGAGTtaattaatttcctttttttataaaacaaaatattaccGTT
It encodes the following:
- a CDS encoding S-adenosyl-L-methionine-dependent methyltransferases superfamily protein (S-adenosyl-L-methionine-dependent methyltransferases superfamily protein; CONTAINS InterPro DOMAIN/s: Protein of unknown function DUF248, methyltransferase putative (InterPro:IPR004159); BEST Arabidopsis thaliana protein match is: S-adenosyl-L-methionine-dependent methyltransferases superfamily protein (TAIR:AT4G00750.1); Has 1101 Blast hits to 1086 proteins in 99 species: Archae - 0; Bacteria - 128; Metazoa - 0; Fungi - 2; Plants - 963; Viruses - 0; Other Eukaryotes - 8 (source: NCBI BLink).); the protein is MNLFTRISSRTKKANLYYVTLVALLCIASYLLGIWQNTAVNPRAAFDDSDGTPCEGFTRPNSTKDLDFDAHHNIQDPPPVTETAVSFPSCAAALSEHTPCEDAKRSLKFSRERLEYRQRHCPEREEILKCRIPAPYGYKTPFRWPASRDVAWFANVPHTELTVEKKNQNWVRYENDRFWFPGGGTMFPRGADAYIDDIGRLIDLSDGSIRTAIDTGCGVASFGAYLLSRNITTMSFAPRDTHEAQVQFALERGVPAMIGIMATIRLPYPSRAFDLAHCSRCLIPWGQNDGAYLMEVDRVLRPGGYWILSGPPINWQKRWKGWERTMDDLNAEQTQIEQVARSLCWKKVVQRDDLAIWQKPFNHIDCKKTREVLKNPEFCRHDQDPDMAWYTKMDSCLTPLPEVDDAEDLKTVAGGKVEKWPARLNAIPPRVNKGALEEITPEAFLENTKLWKQRVSYYKKLDYQLGETGRYRNLVDMNAYLGGFAAALADDPVWVMNVVPVEAKLNTLGVIYERGLIGTYQNWCEAMSTYPRTYDFIHADSVFTLYQGQCEPEEILLEMDRILRPGGGVIIRDDVDVLIKVKELTKGLEWEGRIADHEKGPHEREKIYYAVKQYWTVPAPDEDKNNTSALS
- the BAP2 gene encoding BON association protein 2 (BON association protein 2 (BAP2); CONTAINS InterPro DOMAIN/s: C2 calcium/lipid-binding domain, CaLB (InterPro:IPR008973), C2 calcium-dependent membrane targeting (InterPro:IPR000008); BEST Arabidopsis thaliana protein match is: BON association protein 1 (TAIR:AT3G61190.2); Has 35333 Blast hits to 34131 proteins in 2444 species: Archae - 798; Bacteria - 22429; Metazoa - 974; Fungi - 991; Plants - 531; Viruses - 0; Other Eukaryotes - 9610 (source: NCBI BLink).), coding for MSYSTFKRSLEIEVISAEGLKVDRKPLKKKTYSVVRIDEKSWASKVDELGGSYPIWKDRFDMEMPINASVRFISIEVYYRTSGSGRDKNVGYAKIPVTDFMGGFAPQGHLNFLSYRLRDEYGDKCGIVNVSIMVKPDGNDHKSSLPSSSFAVAPVDYAACSWQATAAARNNQMWRPRTSSSMVSTAGYGGGRVVTGVPVWCAYQRPS
- the CPFTSY gene encoding signal recognition particle receptor protein, chloroplast (FTSY) (CPFTSY; FUNCTIONS IN: nucleoside-triphosphatase activity, GTP binding, nucleotide binding; INVOLVED IN: protein import into chloroplast thylakoid membrane, protein targeting, thylakoid membrane organization, photosynthetic electron transport in photosystem II; LOCATED IN: chloroplast, signal recognition particle, endoplasmic reticulum targeting, chloroplast thylakoid; EXPRESSED IN: 22 plant structures; EXPRESSED DURING: 13 growth stages; CONTAINS InterPro DOMAIN/s: ATPase, AAA+ type, core (InterPro:IPR003593), Signal recognition particle, SRP54 subunit, helical bundle (InterPro:IPR013822), Signal recognition particle, SRP54 subunit, GTPase (InterPro:IPR000897), Cell division transporter substrate-binding protein FtsY (InterPro:IPR004390); BEST Arabidopsis thaliana protein match is: chloroplast signal recognition particle 54 kDa subunit (TAIR:AT5G03940.1); Has 16847 Blast hits to 16846 proteins in 2926 species: Archae - 468; Bacteria - 10588; Metazoa - 346; Fungi - 290; Plants - 258; Viruses - 1; Other Eukaryotes - 4896 (source: NCBI BLink).), with the translated sequence MATSSAHLSFLAGRISPFSSERIGLFPLRGEFRPRMTRFRCSAGPSGFFTRLGRLIKEKAKSDVEKVFSGFSKTRENLAVIDELLLFWNLAETDRVLDELEEALLVSDFGPKITVRIVERLREDIMSGKLKSGSEIKDALKESVLEMLAKKNSKTELQLGFRKPAVIMIVGVNGGGKTTSLGKLAHRLKNEGTKVLMAAGDTFRAAASDQLEIWAERTGCEIVVAEGDKAKAATVLSKAVKRGKEEGYDVVLCDTSGRLHTNYSLMEELIACKKAVGKIVSGAPNEILLVLDGNTGLNMLPQAREFNEVVGITGLILTKLDGSARGGCVVSVVEELGIPVKFIGVGEAVEDLQPFDPEAFVNAIFS